In the genome of Dermacentor andersoni chromosome 3, qqDerAnde1_hic_scaffold, whole genome shotgun sequence, one region contains:
- the LOC126520686 gene encoding uncharacterized protein: MRAPQVCGKQFSSSSHVKTHMLTHSGERPHKCDLCPKSFAVISNLKAHRKIHLGQKDHACDVCGKRFYTSSDMKSHRTMHTGERPHQCDVCHERFGKRSNMKAHMMTHTGDRPFHCQRCPKRFAKASTLRTHVAKWHPPEPAEAPSTSASQETPHDDASAADGLSVDGSSVPPSSRGKPSSTAKSTRPSSTTNSHCTVLPASGRTVVAANPSEAPRCITSTADVAAADGDHAPSTAATDRDVVNSIPVLPHSKVNGSSGSDDAEHFANHPRKRLRLQAREAAP; encoded by the coding sequence ATGCGCGCCCCGCAGGTGTGCGGCAAGCAGTTCTCCTCGTCCAGTCACGTGAAGACGCACATGCTGACGCACTCCGGCGAGCGGCCGCACAAGTGCGACTTGTGCCCCAAGTCGTTCGCCGTCATCAGCAACCTGAAGGCTCACCGCAAGATCCACCTGGGCCAGAAGGACCACgcgtgcgacgtctgcggcaAGCGCTTCTACACGTCGAGCGACATGAAGTCGCACCGCACCATGCACACGGGCGAGCGGCCGCACCAGTGCGACGTGTGCCACGAGCGATTCGGCAAGCGCTCCAACATGAAGGCGCACATGATGACTCACACCGGCGACCGACCGTTCCACTGCCAGCGCTGTCCCAAGCGCTTCGCCAAGGCGTCCACCCTCCGGACGCACGTGGCCAAGTGGCACCCGCCGGAACCCGCCGAGGCGCCGTCCACTTCGGCGTCGCAGGAAACGCCGCACGACGACGCTAGCGCCGCCGACGGCCTTTCTGTCGACGGCAGTTCCGTCCCGCCCTCGTCGCGTGGTAAGCCCTCGTCGACCGCTAAAAGTACTCGCCCTTCCTCCACGACCAACTCCCACTGTACTGTCCTCCCCGCTTCTGGGCGCACTGTAGTTGCAGCGAATCCTTCCGAAGCTCCACGTTGCATCACTTCAACAGCCgacgttgctgctgctgatggcgatcaCGCGCCCTCGACAGCAGCAACGGACCGCGATGTCGTAAACTCGATCCCGGTGCTGCCTCACTCGAAGGTAAATGGTTCGAGCGGATCCGATGACGCCGAACATTTCGCCAATCATCCTCGGAAACGTCTTCGACTGCAGGCCCGCGAAGCCGCGCCTTAG